The Falco rusticolus isolate bFalRus1 chromosome 5, bFalRus1.pri, whole genome shotgun sequence genome has a segment encoding these proteins:
- the SVOPL gene encoding putative transporter SVOPL isoform X3: MAAAMKEAENVIGLEEIHMERQETPKGQKTFTVEEAVETIGFGRFHIMLFLIMGSTGVAEAMEIMLIAVVSPLIRCEWQLQDWQVALVTTVVFFGYMVFSIVLGLLADRYGRWKILLLSFLWAAYFSLLTSFAPSYIWFVFLRAMVGGGVSGHAQGLIIKTEFLPSKYRGYMLPLSQVFWLAGSLLIIGLASVVNPTIGWRWLIRTASIPGILLILVFKFIPESARYNVSTGNVAAALATLQRIAKTNGAVMPEGVLREPAKERRGRFKDLIHPKYLRTTLQIWIIWLGIAFAYYGVILASAELLERDLVCGSTAPQLQDSGDDPESHSPCHCHLFGPAAYQTMIISTVGEIALNPLNVLGINFLGRRLSLCITMGCTALFFLLLNICTSRRDWVSLHAARLGFSKLQHHLHLHSRGLSHHDASTGSGNKWVTVPCWSYGGPIYITSSYECFFHWGPVSFLLCVHCLCDLSVHAAHRDQGQGTAASKMKASV; this comes from the exons atGGCTGCTGCAATGAAAGAGGCAGAAAACGTTATTGGCTTGGAGGAAATCCACATGGAGAGACAAGAAACTCCAAAAG GGCAGAAGACATTTACAGTGGAAGAAGCTGTGGAAACCATCGGGTTTGGGAGGTTCCACATTATGCTTTTTCTGATCATGGGCAGCACGGGG GTGGCTGAAGCCATGGAGATCATGCTAATAGCTGTTGTGTCCCCTCTCATCCGATGTGAGTGGCAGCTTCAAGACTGGCAGGTGGCTTTAGTGACAACG GTGGTGTTTTTTGGCTACATGGTCTTCAGCATAGTGCTCGGACTCCTGGCCGACAGGTATGGCCGCTGGAAG ATTCTGCTGCTCTCATTCCTCTGGGCAGCCTACTTCTCCTTGCTGACCTCGTTTGCCCCATCCTACATCTGGTTCGTGTTCCTGCGGGCCATGGTAGGAGGTGGCGTGTCAGGCCATGCGCAAGG GCTTATcataaaaacagaatttttgcCCAGCAAATACCGAGGATACATGTTACCGTTATCTCAG GTGTTTTGGTTGGCAGGATCCTTGTTAATCATTGGCCTGGCATCGGTGGTGAACCCAACCATCGGCTGGCGGTGGCTGATCAGAACTGCGTCCATCCCCGGAATTCTTCTCATACTGGTGTTCAAG ttcatCCCAGAGTCGGCGCGGTACAACGTGTCCACAGGAAATgtggcagctgccctggccacGCTGCAGAGGATAGCCAAGACCAACGGGGCAGTGATGCCCGAGGGGGTGCTGAGGGAGCCCGCCAAG gaaagaagaggaagattCAAGGACCTCATCCACCCCAAATACCTCAGAACCACTTTGCAGATATGGATCATAtg GCTTGGCATAGCTTTCGCATATTACGGCGTCATCTTGGCCAGCGCTGAGTTACTGGAGCGGGACCTCGTCTGTGGCTCCACTGCACCACAGCTGCAGGACTCTGGTGATGACCCTGAgagccacagcccctgccatTGCCACTTGTTTGGGCCAGCCGCCTACCAGACCATGATCATCAGCACAGTTGGAGAGATCGCAC TAAATCCTTTGAATGTTCTTGGCATCAATTTCCTCGGAAGACGACTGAGCCTGTGTATCACCATGGGATGTACAGCCCTATTCTTTCTACTCCTCAACATCTGCACCTCAAG GCGTGACTGGGTTTCTCTTCATGCTGCGCGCCTTGGTTTCAGCAAACTTCAACACCATCTACATTTACACAGCAGAG GTTTATCCCACCACGATGCGAGCACTGGGAGTGGGAACAAGTGGGTCACTGTGCCGTGTTGGAGCTATGGTGGCCCCATTTATATCACAA GTTCTTATGAGTGCTTCTTTCATTGGGGCCCTgtgtcttttctcctctgtgtgcATTGTCTGTGCGATCTCAGCGTTCACGCTGCCCATCGAGACCAAGGGCAGGGCACTGCAG caagtaaaatgaaagcaagtgtTTGA
- the SVOPL gene encoding putative transporter SVOPL isoform X1, with amino-acid sequence MAAAMKEAENVIGLEEIHMERQETPKGQKTFTVEEAVETIGFGRFHIMLFLIMGSTGVAEAMEIMLIAVVSPLIRCEWQLQDWQVALVTTVVFFGYMVFSIVLGLLADRYGRWKILLLSFLWAAYFSLLTSFAPSYIWFVFLRAMVGGGVSGHAQGLIIKTEFLPSKYRGYMLPLSQVFWLAGSLLIIGLASVVNPTIGWRWLIRTASIPGILLILVFKFIPESARYNVSTGNVAAALATLQRIAKTNGAVMPEGVLREPAKERRGRFKDLIHPKYLRTTLQIWIIWLGIAFAYYGVILASAELLERDLVCGSTAPQLQDSGDDPESHSPCHCHLFGPAAYQTMIISTVGEIALNPLNVLGINFLGRRLSLCITMGCTALFFLLLNICTSRRDWVSLHAARLGFSKLQHHLHLHSRGLSHHDASTGSGNKWVTVPCWSYGGPIYITSSYECFFHWGPVSFLLCVHCLCDLSVHAAHRDQGQGTAGWYYPSRSSCVSKRCLETSR; translated from the exons atGGCTGCTGCAATGAAAGAGGCAGAAAACGTTATTGGCTTGGAGGAAATCCACATGGAGAGACAAGAAACTCCAAAAG GGCAGAAGACATTTACAGTGGAAGAAGCTGTGGAAACCATCGGGTTTGGGAGGTTCCACATTATGCTTTTTCTGATCATGGGCAGCACGGGG GTGGCTGAAGCCATGGAGATCATGCTAATAGCTGTTGTGTCCCCTCTCATCCGATGTGAGTGGCAGCTTCAAGACTGGCAGGTGGCTTTAGTGACAACG GTGGTGTTTTTTGGCTACATGGTCTTCAGCATAGTGCTCGGACTCCTGGCCGACAGGTATGGCCGCTGGAAG ATTCTGCTGCTCTCATTCCTCTGGGCAGCCTACTTCTCCTTGCTGACCTCGTTTGCCCCATCCTACATCTGGTTCGTGTTCCTGCGGGCCATGGTAGGAGGTGGCGTGTCAGGCCATGCGCAAGG GCTTATcataaaaacagaatttttgcCCAGCAAATACCGAGGATACATGTTACCGTTATCTCAG GTGTTTTGGTTGGCAGGATCCTTGTTAATCATTGGCCTGGCATCGGTGGTGAACCCAACCATCGGCTGGCGGTGGCTGATCAGAACTGCGTCCATCCCCGGAATTCTTCTCATACTGGTGTTCAAG ttcatCCCAGAGTCGGCGCGGTACAACGTGTCCACAGGAAATgtggcagctgccctggccacGCTGCAGAGGATAGCCAAGACCAACGGGGCAGTGATGCCCGAGGGGGTGCTGAGGGAGCCCGCCAAG gaaagaagaggaagattCAAGGACCTCATCCACCCCAAATACCTCAGAACCACTTTGCAGATATGGATCATAtg GCTTGGCATAGCTTTCGCATATTACGGCGTCATCTTGGCCAGCGCTGAGTTACTGGAGCGGGACCTCGTCTGTGGCTCCACTGCACCACAGCTGCAGGACTCTGGTGATGACCCTGAgagccacagcccctgccatTGCCACTTGTTTGGGCCAGCCGCCTACCAGACCATGATCATCAGCACAGTTGGAGAGATCGCAC TAAATCCTTTGAATGTTCTTGGCATCAATTTCCTCGGAAGACGACTGAGCCTGTGTATCACCATGGGATGTACAGCCCTATTCTTTCTACTCCTCAACATCTGCACCTCAAG GCGTGACTGGGTTTCTCTTCATGCTGCGCGCCTTGGTTTCAGCAAACTTCAACACCATCTACATTTACACAGCAGAG GTTTATCCCACCACGATGCGAGCACTGGGAGTGGGAACAAGTGGGTCACTGTGCCGTGTTGGAGCTATGGTGGCCCCATTTATATCACAA GTTCTTATGAGTGCTTCTTTCATTGGGGCCCTgtgtcttttctcctctgtgtgcATTGTCTGTGCGATCTCAGCGTTCACGCTGCCCATCGAGACCAAGGGCAGGGCACTGCAGGTTGGTATTACCCCTCCAGGAGCTCCTGTGTATCGAAACGCTGTTTAGAAACTAGTAGATGA
- the SVOPL gene encoding putative transporter SVOPL isoform X4: protein MAAAMKEAENVIGLEEIHMERQETPKGQKTFTVEEAVETIGFGRFHIMLFLIMGSTGVAEAMEIMLIAVVSPLIRCEWQLQDWQVALVTTVVFFGYMVFSIVLGLLADRYGRWKILLLSFLWAAYFSLLTSFAPSYIWFVFLRAMVGGGVSGHAQGLIIKTEFLPSKYRGYMLPLSQVFWLAGSLLIIGLASVVNPTIGWRWLIRTASIPGILLILVFKFIPESARYNVSTGNVAAALATLQRIAKTNGAVMPEGVLREPAKERRGRFKDLIHPKYLRTTLQIWIIWLGIAFAYYGVILASAELLERDLVCGSTAPQLQDSGDDPESHSPCHCHLFGPAAYQTMIISTVGEIALNPLNVLGINFLGRRLSLCITMGCTALFFLLLNICTSSTGVTGFLFMLRALVSANFNTIYIYTAEVYPTTMRALGVGTSGSLCRVGAMVAPFISQVLMSASFIGALCLFSSVCIVCAISAFTLPIETKGRALQQVK from the exons atGGCTGCTGCAATGAAAGAGGCAGAAAACGTTATTGGCTTGGAGGAAATCCACATGGAGAGACAAGAAACTCCAAAAG GGCAGAAGACATTTACAGTGGAAGAAGCTGTGGAAACCATCGGGTTTGGGAGGTTCCACATTATGCTTTTTCTGATCATGGGCAGCACGGGG GTGGCTGAAGCCATGGAGATCATGCTAATAGCTGTTGTGTCCCCTCTCATCCGATGTGAGTGGCAGCTTCAAGACTGGCAGGTGGCTTTAGTGACAACG GTGGTGTTTTTTGGCTACATGGTCTTCAGCATAGTGCTCGGACTCCTGGCCGACAGGTATGGCCGCTGGAAG ATTCTGCTGCTCTCATTCCTCTGGGCAGCCTACTTCTCCTTGCTGACCTCGTTTGCCCCATCCTACATCTGGTTCGTGTTCCTGCGGGCCATGGTAGGAGGTGGCGTGTCAGGCCATGCGCAAGG GCTTATcataaaaacagaatttttgcCCAGCAAATACCGAGGATACATGTTACCGTTATCTCAG GTGTTTTGGTTGGCAGGATCCTTGTTAATCATTGGCCTGGCATCGGTGGTGAACCCAACCATCGGCTGGCGGTGGCTGATCAGAACTGCGTCCATCCCCGGAATTCTTCTCATACTGGTGTTCAAG ttcatCCCAGAGTCGGCGCGGTACAACGTGTCCACAGGAAATgtggcagctgccctggccacGCTGCAGAGGATAGCCAAGACCAACGGGGCAGTGATGCCCGAGGGGGTGCTGAGGGAGCCCGCCAAG gaaagaagaggaagattCAAGGACCTCATCCACCCCAAATACCTCAGAACCACTTTGCAGATATGGATCATAtg GCTTGGCATAGCTTTCGCATATTACGGCGTCATCTTGGCCAGCGCTGAGTTACTGGAGCGGGACCTCGTCTGTGGCTCCACTGCACCACAGCTGCAGGACTCTGGTGATGACCCTGAgagccacagcccctgccatTGCCACTTGTTTGGGCCAGCCGCCTACCAGACCATGATCATCAGCACAGTTGGAGAGATCGCAC TAAATCCTTTGAATGTTCTTGGCATCAATTTCCTCGGAAGACGACTGAGCCTGTGTATCACCATGGGATGTACAGCCCTATTCTTTCTACTCCTCAACATCTGCACCTCAAG CACAGGCGTGACTGGGTTTCTCTTCATGCTGCGCGCCTTGGTTTCAGCAAACTTCAACACCATCTACATTTACACAGCAGAG GTTTATCCCACCACGATGCGAGCACTGGGAGTGGGAACAAGTGGGTCACTGTGCCGTGTTGGAGCTATGGTGGCCCCATTTATATCACAA GTTCTTATGAGTGCTTCTTTCATTGGGGCCCTgtgtcttttctcctctgtgtgcATTGTCTGTGCGATCTCAGCGTTCACGCTGCCCATCGAGACCAAGGGCAGGGCACTGCAG caagtaaaatga
- the SVOPL gene encoding putative transporter SVOPL isoform X2 produces MAAAMKEAENVIGLEEIHMERQETPKGQKTFTVEEAVETIGFGRFHIMLFLIMGSTGVAEAMEIMLIAVVSPLIRCEWQLQDWQVALVTTVVFFGYMVFSIVLGLLADRYGRWKILLLSFLWAAYFSLLTSFAPSYIWFVFLRAMVGGGVSGHAQGLIIKTEFLPSKYRGYMLPLSQVFWLAGSLLIIGLASVVNPTIGWRWLIRTASIPGILLILVFKFIPESARYNVSTGNVAAALATLQRIAKTNGAVMPEGVLREPAKERRGRFKDLIHPKYLRTTLQIWIIWLGIAFAYYGVILASAELLERDLVCGSTAPQLQDSGDDPESHSPCHCHLFGPAAYQTMIISTVGEIALNPLNVLGINFLGRRLSLCITMGCTALFFLLLNICTSSTGVTGFLFMLRALVSANFNTIYIYTAEVYPTTMRALGVGTSGSLCRVGAMVAPFISQVLMSASFIGALCLFSSVCIVCAISAFTLPIETKGRALQVGITPPGAPVYRNAV; encoded by the exons atGGCTGCTGCAATGAAAGAGGCAGAAAACGTTATTGGCTTGGAGGAAATCCACATGGAGAGACAAGAAACTCCAAAAG GGCAGAAGACATTTACAGTGGAAGAAGCTGTGGAAACCATCGGGTTTGGGAGGTTCCACATTATGCTTTTTCTGATCATGGGCAGCACGGGG GTGGCTGAAGCCATGGAGATCATGCTAATAGCTGTTGTGTCCCCTCTCATCCGATGTGAGTGGCAGCTTCAAGACTGGCAGGTGGCTTTAGTGACAACG GTGGTGTTTTTTGGCTACATGGTCTTCAGCATAGTGCTCGGACTCCTGGCCGACAGGTATGGCCGCTGGAAG ATTCTGCTGCTCTCATTCCTCTGGGCAGCCTACTTCTCCTTGCTGACCTCGTTTGCCCCATCCTACATCTGGTTCGTGTTCCTGCGGGCCATGGTAGGAGGTGGCGTGTCAGGCCATGCGCAAGG GCTTATcataaaaacagaatttttgcCCAGCAAATACCGAGGATACATGTTACCGTTATCTCAG GTGTTTTGGTTGGCAGGATCCTTGTTAATCATTGGCCTGGCATCGGTGGTGAACCCAACCATCGGCTGGCGGTGGCTGATCAGAACTGCGTCCATCCCCGGAATTCTTCTCATACTGGTGTTCAAG ttcatCCCAGAGTCGGCGCGGTACAACGTGTCCACAGGAAATgtggcagctgccctggccacGCTGCAGAGGATAGCCAAGACCAACGGGGCAGTGATGCCCGAGGGGGTGCTGAGGGAGCCCGCCAAG gaaagaagaggaagattCAAGGACCTCATCCACCCCAAATACCTCAGAACCACTTTGCAGATATGGATCATAtg GCTTGGCATAGCTTTCGCATATTACGGCGTCATCTTGGCCAGCGCTGAGTTACTGGAGCGGGACCTCGTCTGTGGCTCCACTGCACCACAGCTGCAGGACTCTGGTGATGACCCTGAgagccacagcccctgccatTGCCACTTGTTTGGGCCAGCCGCCTACCAGACCATGATCATCAGCACAGTTGGAGAGATCGCAC TAAATCCTTTGAATGTTCTTGGCATCAATTTCCTCGGAAGACGACTGAGCCTGTGTATCACCATGGGATGTACAGCCCTATTCTTTCTACTCCTCAACATCTGCACCTCAAG CACAGGCGTGACTGGGTTTCTCTTCATGCTGCGCGCCTTGGTTTCAGCAAACTTCAACACCATCTACATTTACACAGCAGAG GTTTATCCCACCACGATGCGAGCACTGGGAGTGGGAACAAGTGGGTCACTGTGCCGTGTTGGAGCTATGGTGGCCCCATTTATATCACAA GTTCTTATGAGTGCTTCTTTCATTGGGGCCCTgtgtcttttctcctctgtgtgcATTGTCTGTGCGATCTCAGCGTTCACGCTGCCCATCGAGACCAAGGGCAGGGCACTGCAGGTTGGTATTACCCCTCCAGGAGCTCCTGTGTATCGAAACGCTGTTTAG